GACGTCGTCGAGTCGATCGAGTGGACCGAGAACACCGGCCTCTCGGCGGAACTGCTGATCCGGCCGCTGATGCGCGGCTACGACGTCCGCGAGCACCCGATCGCCTACCGCGAGCGGGCGGGCGAGACGAAGCTCGATCCGATCGAGGGCGGCGCCGCCATCGCGAAGTCGATCGTCAAGGTCTGTCTCGAAGAGCGGTTCGACTGAGCGACGGCGTCACGAAAAACAGGAAGTTCGACGCGTCTATTTGCCGTCAGTCGGCGTTAGTTTCCGGTCGTGTTGTCGCCGGTGGCGTTGTTTCCGCCGGAGCCGTTGCCGCCGCCGTTTCCGTTCGTCTCGAAGGCGTCCTGCTGGTCCTGCCACCAGTCGTCGGCGTCGAGGATCTGGTCCGACGTCTCCTGGTCCGCCGGGCTGAAGTTGACCGTGATCAGGTCCTGGTTGTCGCCGAACGGCGCCCACTCCGGGCGGATCTCGAACACCTGCGGCTGGTTCTCGTCGCCCTCGCCCTGGTCCGGAACGAACCCGAGGTCCTCGTCGAACTCCCCGATGTTCGCGTCCTCGGCGACGAACAGCTGGTCCTGCTCGCCGGTGTTGAGCCACCGGATCATCCGGGTGTTGTAGTCGGTGAACCAGCTGTCCTGGACGTCGCCGTAGTTCGGCGTCCACTCGACGACGCCGGAGACGAACGTGAACCGCGCCTCCGGGTAGAACGATTGCGGGAAGATGAGGCCCTTCCACTCCTGGCCGAAGTAATCGCCGTCGTCGCCGTCCTGCGCGCTCGCGGTCCCCGTCGCGGCGGCGCCGACGCCCGCGGTCGCGACGGCGCTCTTTTTGAGGAACGAGCGGCGCGACTCGTCGGCGATCCTGTCGAGCAGGGATGGGTCGTTGTCAGTCATTGGTATCTCCACTTGAGGCTACGCCGGTTGCTGCGCAAAAGGCGACCGTCCGTTTAGATCACCCGTCGTACCTAATCCGTTCGTTCCGTTGATGCGCCGCGAGTAGGCTAGCCTTCCGTCATCGACGTGGCCGGTTGTTCGGGGCAGCGGGCAGGCGACCGGCAACCCGCCGGCGTCAGGACGCGCCGACGCGGCGCCGCCGCAGCGCGAGGTACGCGACGACCGTCAGCCAGAGCGCGGCGACGAACCCGTACACGGCGTCGCCGGACGGGTTCGCCGACGACCGGAACGTCGACGCCAGGTAGACGACCGCGTACGCGCCCGGTGGGATGCCGAGGACCAGCCAGAGGTCCGGCCGTCGGACCGCTCCGGCGCGCCGGAGCGCGGTAACGTCCTCGAACAGCGCGTAGAAGGCGACGATCGCGAGCACAAACAGCGATAGCGCCGCCAGCGCGCCGCCGAACACCGCGGCGGCGCCGTCGGCCGCGACGCCGATACCGGTCCAGGTGGCCACGAGGGCGACCGCCAGGGGGGGCGCCACCAGCGCGTAGGCGGCGACGTATCGCCACCATCTGGCGTCCCGCTCCGCGGTAGCTCGTCCGTCGGCGTCCAGCCGCTCGGCGACGCCGTTTCCGACGATCGCGCCGACGAGACCGATCAGGGCGGCCAGCCCGACGCCGACGGCGATCACGATCAGCGTGAGCAGACTGCCGACGACGAAGCCCGGTGGCTCGGTTCTCAGGAACGGGAGCCAATCGACGACCGACCAGATCACTACCGGGGCGGCCCCGACGATCCCGGTCAGTTTTCCGGCCTGGCGGCTCTCGGTCTGCCGATCGTAGTAGAGATACCCGACGAGCAATCCGGCGACGAGGATCGGCGTCCCCGAGACCGTATGTGGATCGGAATCCCACGACAGCAGGACGGTAAACGGGATCGTCGCGAGGCCAGCGAGCACCGCGGTTCGCGACTGTTCGTCGGTCAGGTCGTCGCGGAGCTCGGCGAGCGAGACCATCGTTTGCCGTCTAGTATTCTCGGCCAGAAGTTGAAATTATCGGAGGGCCGGCGCCGTTCCGACCGCCGCAGCTACGCTCTCTCGGGGGCGTTCGCGGCCGCGATCGTCGTATCGAACTCGACGCCGCCGACGTGCTCGTCGGGGTGCTCGGGCAGGTACGTCCCCTCGGACCCGCACCGCGGAACGAGCGGGCAGACCCGTCGCTCGGGCGGCCACACGACCTGCACGCCGTCGTCGACAGTGCGAACGGTCATCTCCTGCCGGTAGGTCAGCGTCGACCCGTCGGTCGCGGCCAGCGTCACCAGAACCTCCAGCTCGTCGGCGGGATCGATCCGGACCGACGAGCCGTTGCCGTCGGGGCCGACCAGCCGCGCCGCGTTGCGGTCCAGCGTCCACTCGGCGGTCACCGACTCGTTCGGATCTCGGATGGTGTACTCGGCCGCGCCGTACCCCGTCTCGAGTTCCACGCTGGCGGTCTCGACGCCCGGCGGGACGCCGACGGTCGTCTCGCCGTCGAACGCCCGGGCCTCGCGCACGTCGATCCGCTCTAACTTGGGAACGACGTGTCGGTCGGGGTTGGGCGTCCACTCGCCCTTGTACGCGTACCGGTAGTACGTTCGGTTCGGGTACGCCTCGTAGAGGGCGAAGTCCTCGCCCGGATCCCGGTCGAGCCCGTAGACGACCGGTCCGTCGAGACCCGGACCGTTGCGCAGGTACTGGAACGGGTGGTTCGCCCACTCGCCGTACGGCGTCGGCAGGACCACGAGGGCGTCGTCGAACTCCGTCTCCTCGATCGGCGCGTACGCTTGCTCGTACTTGTCGGCGGTGGCAGTGTGGTGTTGGAGCGGCCGATCCACCAGCCCGGCGTTGCCCACAGCGCCGACCGGGAGCGCGACGAGGAGGACGATCGCGAGCGCGACGCGCGCGGCGGTCGGTGAGGCTCGCCGGCGGACGCCGCTCGCGAGCAAGCGCCACCCGGCGACGAGCGCGGCGGCCGCGAACACCGCGAGCGGCGCCAGCAGGTCGAAGTGGTAGAACGGCCCGAACGTGGAGATAAATCCGTCCGTCGGGTCCGCCAGCGAGCCGAGCACGTTGAAGTTACCCCAGAACGGCACGTTACCGACCGGAACCGAGACGAACAGGCCGGCCAGCAGCGTGACCGCGAGCGGATCGACGTCTGGGAGTAGCCCCACCAGTCGGCCGTCGTCGCCGAAGACCCGCCGCGCCGCGAGCGCGAGGCCGCCGAGCGCGCACGCCGTTCCGACGAGCCCGCCGGTGAACCAGCGCGTCGCGAGCTGCCTGAGCACGCGGGCGTTGGCTTCCAGCGCCAGTTCGGGCGTGTAGACGACCGAGTGCGCGAGGATGCGCCGGCGACCGAACCCGGGCCCGTCCTGCGGAGCGAACTCCTGGTAGGGGAAGACGAGCGGATCGCCGGTGAGGACGGCGTTGTACGCCAGGGTGATCCCGACGAACGCCAGCCCGCCGGCCGCCGTCAGCGCGTTGCGGGCGATCGGATCGGGCAGCGGCCACAGGGCGGCTACCGCTCCTGCGCTCCGTTCGCGGAGTTCGGACAGCGAGAGCCGCTCGCGGACGCCGCCCGCGATCTGCCACAGCGCGTGCAGGATAAAGGGCGCCGCGAACAGCACCGCGGTGTACGGTCGCGCGAAAAAGGCGATTCCGGTCGCCAGCCCCGCCGCGGCGGCCCACCGGCGGCTTCCCGACCGGACTCCCTTCAGGTAGCAGACCGCGAACAGCAGGTTCCACGTCGTCGTCGGAGCGTACGGCAGGAACGTCGATCCAGTGACCAGCGCCATCGGCGCGGCGGCGAAGACGGCGGCCGCGACGACGCCGACGCGGCGATCGAACGCCATCGCACCCAGCGCGTACGCGAGCGCGGCGTTGGCGCCCGCGACGAGCGCCAGCGTCACCCGCGGCTCGCCGAACAGCGCCATCGAGACGGCGAACATCGCGGCGGGCACCGGCGTGTACTTCGGGTACAGTCGGCCGCCGTCTTCGATGTAGAACCAGGGATGGACGGCGTCGGTCAGGTCGCCAGCAAAGTACTGTAGCTGGCCGTCGAGCAGCAGCGCCGCCTGACTCAGGTAGACGCCCTCGTCGTGGTTCGTGGAATGGTAGGCGAACGCGTCCGTCGCGATCCAGAACGTCGCGACCGCGGCGCAGATCGCGATAAGGGCGGCGACGGCGAGTTCCGGCGAGCGTCGCAGTCGGCGAACGCGATCGACCAGTTCGTCCGTCGCCGTCATACCGTCCTCAGAGGTCGATCCCGACGTCGCGCATCAGGTCGACGGTCGGCTGCAGGTTCGACAGCTGCGAGAGGTCGAGATCCGACGGCGGGTTGAGCTCGTCGATCGGCGGGAGGTTCCCGATCGGGTCGACCTCGGGGACCATCGGATACTCGAACGTCTGGCGCGCGAAGTAGTCCTGGGCCTGCGCCGACAGCAGGTGGCGGACGAAGTTCTGCGCCAGGTCGGGCGAGTCGGTAGTGTCGACGACCGCCGCGCCGGCGACGTTGAACACCGAGCCTGCGTCGCCCTGCGTGAACGTCGTGGCGATCGGGGCGTTCGAGGAGCCGTCGAGCACGCGCTGGATGTAGTAGTGATTGGTGAACCCGGCGTCGAGCTCGCCGTCGGCGATCGCCTCGCAGACCGCGAGCTCGTTGGGGTACCGCTGGATGCCGTTCTCCTGGATCCCTTCGAGCCACTCGCGGGTCGCCTCCTCGCCTTCGAGCAGCCGCATCGCAGTCACGAACGCCTGGCAGGAGCCGTATCCGGGCGCCCAGCCGAGCTGGCCCTCGAAGTCGGTGTAGGCGTCGATGCTCGTCGGCAGGTCGCTCGCGGAGTACGCGTTGGTGTTGTACGGGATCGATCGCGCGCGCCCGGAGGTGCCGATCCACTGGTCGGTCCGGAACTCCGGGGGCACCATCTCGGCGACGTCGCTCGCGAGCGAGCGGGTCCGCCCGGCGTCCGCGAGCGCGCCGAGCGCACCCGAGTTGACGGAGTAGAACACGTCCGCGGGGGAGCCGCTCCCCTCGTTTCGGATCTGGTTGACGAGATCGGTCGAGCCCTGATAGCGCGGCGTCGCCTCGAAGTCGTCGTAGAAGTCGTTGATCGCCTCGATGAGCGGGCCGACGAGGAACTCGTTGCGCCCGGAGTAGATCGTCAGCTCGCCCTCGAGATCGGGCATCTCGCTCATCGGCATCCCGGAGAGCTCGCGCCCCGTGCGTCCGGAGCCGATCTGTTCGAGCTCGTAGGTGTACTCGTCGTCCTCTTCGTCGTCGCCGCCGAGCAGGTCCATACAGCCTGCTAGTCCGGCGGCGCCGAACGCGGCCGTTCCGGCCAGGAACGCTCGGCGGTGCCGTCGTCCGTTCGTGTTGTCGTCTTGGCTCATGGTTTTAGGTTCGCCTAAATGCACTTGTATCCGTCGTTTCAATCGTCAGCGGGCGCGGGGGCGCGCCGCTCGATCGCGTCGAGACAGTCCAGCCAGTCGAGCATGTACTCGCCGCAGTACTCGAAGAACTCGCCGTTCTGGTACTCGTCGAACTCGCCGGACGCCAGCGCCTCGGCGATCGACTCGGCCACGTCCGCGTAGTTGTCGGCGTCCGCGCCGGCGTCGTCGACCACTTCCCAGAAGTGCTCGTTGAGCTCCAGTCCGGCGACCTCGTTGTGCAGGTCGTCGAACGTCGAGCGGGGCGCCTTGTTGTGCTCGCACAGCGGCCCGCCGTTGTAGATCTGCGTGCCCAGCACGTCGCAGGCCCGCTTGAGCACGACGCCGCTCCAGATGTCGTCGAACCGGCCGACGTCCCAGGGGTTGTCGTCCATCGGGAACTGGTAGAACGCGGGGATCACCTCGCGCTCGAACGCGAGATTCATCGAGCAGACCGTGAGGTAGTTGCCCTCGGCTGCGACGAAGTCCTCGCCGAAGTCGTCCCGCTCGGTGCGGGTCTGGGCTTGGCCCTGCAGGTCGCCGTCCATCAGGATCCGCACCGCGTCCAGGTCCGGCACGTTCGTCCACAGCCCCTGCGAGGCGACGACGTCGCCCGCCTCAGCGCGCTCGGTCTCGACTGTCTCGTCCATCGCCGAGTAGGGGTACCCGCGCGGGTACAGGCCGTGCTCGTCGACGTTGTCGTACAGCACGTTCACCCACTGCTCGTCCGAGGCGACGGTCTCGATCTCACCCTCGTGGGCGAGGTTCTCCATGTGGCCGCCGAAGAAGTCGTCTTCGGGATGGGGGAGCGTGTCGTCGTCGATGAAGAACCCGTACTCGAACTCGGGGTGCGCCCACATGTACAGCAGGCCGAAGCTCGTCTCGGCGTGACTGGCCGCGGGCACGACGTGCTCGTACTCCTTGACGCCGTGTTCCTCGTACCACTCCGCGCGACGGCTGCCGTCGAACACTTCGCCCGAGACGCCCTCTTCTTCTAACATCGCCTCCATCTCGTCGGTGTCACAGAAGTCCTCCGTGACCAGCACGACGTGGAGCCGCGACAGGTCGAACCCGTGCTCCCGGGCGTTCTCGAAGTACGATCGCATGCAGTCGTACTCCCGGATCGTCGGGACCACGACGCAGATGTCTGCTGTCATCTCGTTCGACTAGTTTTAGGCCAACCTAAAAACACTGTCGGTGTCAGTCCGCCGACTCCGCGTCCGGGTCGGGACCGGCGTCTCGAACGACGTCACCGGTCTCGCCGTTCGCGGCGGCCTCGGACAGCGAGACGTTCAGCGAGACGACGGCGAGCGCCCCGCCGGCCAGCGTGACGACGTTTTTCAGCGCGTGGTCGACGATCGCGGCCGCCAGCGCGAGGCTCGCCCCGACCGGCGTCAACCCGACGACCAGTCCCGTGAACGCGGCCTCGTACAGGCCGATCCCGCCCTGCGATAGCGGAAGCACTTTCGCGAGATTGCCGACGCTGACCGCCAGCGTGCCGACGACGATTAGCACCGTGGCGTCGAGCTCGGCGCCCAGCGCGGCGAGCACGAGCACGGCCGTTACAACGTCGGCGCTCCAGACGAGCAGGCTG
This is a stretch of genomic DNA from Natronoarchaeum mannanilyticum. It encodes these proteins:
- a CDS encoding twin-arginine translocation signal domain-containing protein, which gives rise to MTDNDPSLLDRIADESRRSFLKKSAVATAGVGAAATGTASAQDGDDGDYFGQEWKGLIFPQSFYPEARFTFVSGVVEWTPNYGDVQDSWFTDYNTRMIRWLNTGEQDQLFVAEDANIGEFDEDLGFVPDQGEGDENQPQVFEIRPEWAPFGDNQDLITVNFSPADQETSDQILDADDWWQDQQDAFETNGNGGGNGSGGNNATGDNTTGN
- a CDS encoding DUF5518 domain-containing protein, giving the protein MVSLAELRDDLTDEQSRTAVLAGLATIPFTVLLSWDSDPHTVSGTPILVAGLLVGYLYYDRQTESRQAGKLTGIVGAAPVVIWSVVDWLPFLRTEPPGFVVGSLLTLIVIAVGVGLAALIGLVGAIVGNGVAERLDADGRATAERDARWWRYVAAYALVAPPLAVALVATWTGIGVAADGAAAVFGGALAALSLFVLAIVAFYALFEDVTALRRAGAVRRPDLWLVLGIPPGAYAVVYLASTFRSSANPSGDAVYGFVAALWLTVVAYLALRRRRVGAS
- a CDS encoding ArnT family glycosyltransferase, with the translated sequence MTATDELVDRVRRLRRSPELAVAALIAICAAVATFWIATDAFAYHSTNHDEGVYLSQAALLLDGQLQYFAGDLTDAVHPWFYIEDGGRLYPKYTPVPAAMFAVSMALFGEPRVTLALVAGANAALAYALGAMAFDRRVGVVAAAVFAAAPMALVTGSTFLPYAPTTTWNLLFAVCYLKGVRSGSRRWAAAAGLATGIAFFARPYTAVLFAAPFILHALWQIAGGVRERLSLSELRERSAGAVAALWPLPDPIARNALTAAGGLAFVGITLAYNAVLTGDPLVFPYQEFAPQDGPGFGRRRILAHSVVYTPELALEANARVLRQLATRWFTGGLVGTACALGGLALAARRVFGDDGRLVGLLPDVDPLAVTLLAGLFVSVPVGNVPFWGNFNVLGSLADPTDGFISTFGPFYHFDLLAPLAVFAAAALVAGWRLLASGVRRRASPTAARVALAIVLLVALPVGAVGNAGLVDRPLQHHTATADKYEQAYAPIEETEFDDALVVLPTPYGEWANHPFQYLRNGPGLDGPVVYGLDRDPGEDFALYEAYPNRTYYRYAYKGEWTPNPDRHVVPKLERIDVREARAFDGETTVGVPPGVETASVELETGYGAAEYTIRDPNESVTAEWTLDRNAARLVGPDGNGSSVRIDPADELEVLVTLAATDGSTLTYRQEMTVRTVDDGVQVVWPPERRVCPLVPRCGSEGTYLPEHPDEHVGGVEFDTTIAAANAPERA
- a CDS encoding iron ABC transporter substrate-binding protein, which translates into the protein MSQDDNTNGRRHRRAFLAGTAAFGAAGLAGCMDLLGGDDEEDDEYTYELEQIGSGRTGRELSGMPMSEMPDLEGELTIYSGRNEFLVGPLIEAINDFYDDFEATPRYQGSTDLVNQIRNEGSGSPADVFYSVNSGALGALADAGRTRSLASDVAEMVPPEFRTDQWIGTSGRARSIPYNTNAYSASDLPTSIDAYTDFEGQLGWAPGYGSCQAFVTAMRLLEGEEATREWLEGIQENGIQRYPNELAVCEAIADGELDAGFTNHYYIQRVLDGSSNAPIATTFTQGDAGSVFNVAGAAVVDTTDSPDLAQNFVRHLLSAQAQDYFARQTFEYPMVPEVDPIGNLPPIDELNPPSDLDLSQLSNLQPTVDLMRDVGIDL
- a CDS encoding alpha-1 4-glucan-protein synthase, encoding MTADICVVVPTIREYDCMRSYFENAREHGFDLSRLHVVLVTEDFCDTDEMEAMLEEEGVSGEVFDGSRRAEWYEEHGVKEYEHVVPAASHAETSFGLLYMWAHPEFEYGFFIDDDTLPHPEDDFFGGHMENLAHEGEIETVASDEQWVNVLYDNVDEHGLYPRGYPYSAMDETVETERAEAGDVVASQGLWTNVPDLDAVRILMDGDLQGQAQTRTERDDFGEDFVAAEGNYLTVCSMNLAFEREVIPAFYQFPMDDNPWDVGRFDDIWSGVVLKRACDVLGTQIYNGGPLCEHNKAPRSTFDDLHNEVAGLELNEHFWEVVDDAGADADNYADVAESIAEALASGEFDEYQNGEFFEYCGEYMLDWLDCLDAIERRAPAPADD